The Corvus moneduloides isolate bCorMon1 chromosome 25, bCorMon1.pri, whole genome shotgun sequence genome includes a window with the following:
- the ZBTB44 gene encoding zinc finger and BTB domain-containing protein 44 isoform X1 has protein sequence MGVKTFTHNSPAHSQEMLGKLNMLRNDGHFCDITIRVQDKIFRAHKVVLAACSDFFRSKLVGQAEDESKSVLDLHHVTVTGFIPLLEYAYTATLSINTENIIDVLAAASYMQMFSVASTCSEFMKSSILWNTPNSQQEKVLDAGQENSANCNFTSRDGSLSPVSSECSVVERTIPVCRESRRKRKSYIVMSPESPLKCNTQTSSPQVLNPSTSYPESRNQPVDSSLAFPWTFPFGIDRRLQSEKVKQGENSRTLEMPGPSESNRRMTDYVTCESTKASSPLVIEEDVRVKVERLSDEEVHEEVSQPVSASQSSLSDQQTVPGSEQVQEDLLISPQSSSIGSIDEGVTEGLPTLQSTSGTNAHADDDDRLENAQYPYQLYIAPSTSSTERPSPNGPDRPFQCPTCGVRFTRIQNLKQHMLIHSGIKPFQCDRCGKKFTRAYSLKMHRLKHEGKRCFRCQICSATFTSFGEYKHHMRVSRHIIRKPRIYECKTCGAMFTNSGNLIVHLRSLNHEASELANYFQSSDFLVPDYLNQEQEETLGQYELGEHGFENNSSVQMPVISQVSSTQNCESTFPLGSLGGLAEKEEDVPEQPKTNATAEGAAGDPPKPELSSITIE, from the exons ATGGGTGTTAAAACATTCACTCATAACTCCCCTGCTCACAGTCAGGAGATGCTGGGGAAGCTGAACATGCTCCGGAATGACGGACACTTCTGTGACATCACCATCCGCGTCCAGGACAAGATCTTCAGGGCACACAAGGTGGTTCTGGCAGCCTGCAGTGACTTCTTCCGCTCCAAACTCGTTGGCCAAGCAGAGGATGAGAGCAAGAGCGTGTTGGACCTGCACCACGTGACGGTGACAGGGTTCATCCCTCTCCTGGAATACGCTTACACAGCGACACTATCCATTAACACGGAAAACATTATCGATGTGCTGGCCGCCGCCAGCTACATGCAGATGTTCAGCGTGGCCAGCACGTGCTCAGAGTTCATGAAGTCCAGCATTTTATGGAATACACCCAACAGCCAGCAGGAGAAGGTGCTGGATGCGGGACAGGAGAACAGTGCAAACTGCAATTTCACTTCCCGAGATGGCAGCCTGTCTCCCGTCTCCTCTGAGTGCAGTGTAGTGGAAAGAACCATTCCCGTTTGCCGGGAGTCTCGGAGAAAGCGGAAAAGCTACATCGTTATGTCTCCTGAGAGCCCCCTCAAGTGTAACACACAAACCAGTTCTCCCCAAGTGCTCAATCCTTCAACTTCTTACCCAGAGTCCAGAAATCAGCCCGTGGACTCGTCCTTAGCTTTTCCCTGGACTTTTCCTTTTGGAATTGATCGAAGACTTCAGTCAGAAAAGGTGAAGCAGGGGGAGAACTCTAGGACTTTGGAAATGCCTGGGCCCTCCGAGTCCAACAGGAGAATGACGGATTACGTGACTTGTGAGAGCACGAAAGCCAGTTCTCCCCTGGTGATCGAGGAAGACGTGCGTGTCAAAGTGGAAAGGCTGAGTGACGAGGAGGTTCACGAGGAGGTGTCACAGCCTGTGAGCGCATCCCAGAGCTCCCTGAGTGACCAGCAGACGGTCCCAGGGAGCGAGCAGGTGCAGGAAGATCTCCTGATCAGCCCTCAGTCTTCATCTATAG GCTCAATAGATGAGGGGGTTACAGAGGGATTGCCCACACTCCAAAGCACCTCTGGCACTAACGCTCATGCAGACGATGATGATCG tcTGGAGAACGCTCAGTATCCCTACCAACTCTACATTGCTCcttccaccagcagcacagagaggcccAGCCCAAACGGTCCCGACAGACCCTTTCAGTGTCCCACGTGCGGGGTCCGCTTCACTCGCATTCAGAACCTAAAACAACACATGCTTATCCACTCAG GCATTAAACCATTTCAGTGTGACCGCTGTGGGAAAAAGTTCACCCGAGCTTACTCGCTCAAGATGCATCGCCTGAAGCACGAAGGTAAACGCTGTTTCCGGTGCCAGATATGTAGTGCCACTTTCACTTCCTTCGGGGAATATAAACACCACATGCGCGTTTCCCGGCACATTATCCGCAAGCCTCGGATTTACGAGTGCAAAACATGTGGCGCCATGTTCACCAACTCTGGAAATTTAATCGTTCACCTGAGGAGCTTGAACCATGAAGCGTCAGAGCTAGCAAACTACTTCCAGAGCAG TGACTTCCTAGTACCGGACTACTTAAACCAGGAACAAGAGGAGACCCTCGGGCAGTATGAGCTAGGGGAGCATGGCTTTGAAAACAACTCTTCTGTCCAAATGCCTGTCATTTCACAGGTGTCGTCAACTCAGAATTGTGAAAGCACTTTCCCCTTGGGGTCTCTGGGTGGGttggcagagaaggaagaagatgTGCCAGAGCAGCCAAAGACTAACGCCACTGCTGAGGGAGCCGCGGGTGACCCTCCGAAACCGGAGCTGTCATCTATTACTATCGAATAA
- the ZBTB44 gene encoding zinc finger and BTB domain-containing protein 44 isoform X2 → MGVKTFTHNSPAHSQEMLGKLNMLRNDGHFCDITIRVQDKIFRAHKVVLAACSDFFRSKLVGQAEDESKSVLDLHHVTVTGFIPLLEYAYTATLSINTENIIDVLAAASYMQMFSVASTCSEFMKSSILWNTPNSQQEKVLDAGQENSANCNFTSRDGSLSPVSSECSVVERTIPVCRESRRKRKSYIVMSPESPLKCNTQTSSPQVLNPSTSYPESRNQPVDSSLAFPWTFPFGIDRRLQSEKVKQGENSRTLEMPGPSESNRRMTDYVTCESTKASSPLVIEEDVRVKVERLSDEEVHEEVSQPVSASQSSLSDQQTVPGSEQVQEDLLISPQSSSIGSIDEGVTEGLPTLQSTSGTNAHADDDDRLENAQYPYQLYIAPSTSSTERPSPNGPDRPFQCPTCGVRFTRIQNLKQHMLIHSGIKPFQCDRCGKKFTRAYSLKMHRLKHEVTS, encoded by the exons ATGGGTGTTAAAACATTCACTCATAACTCCCCTGCTCACAGTCAGGAGATGCTGGGGAAGCTGAACATGCTCCGGAATGACGGACACTTCTGTGACATCACCATCCGCGTCCAGGACAAGATCTTCAGGGCACACAAGGTGGTTCTGGCAGCCTGCAGTGACTTCTTCCGCTCCAAACTCGTTGGCCAAGCAGAGGATGAGAGCAAGAGCGTGTTGGACCTGCACCACGTGACGGTGACAGGGTTCATCCCTCTCCTGGAATACGCTTACACAGCGACACTATCCATTAACACGGAAAACATTATCGATGTGCTGGCCGCCGCCAGCTACATGCAGATGTTCAGCGTGGCCAGCACGTGCTCAGAGTTCATGAAGTCCAGCATTTTATGGAATACACCCAACAGCCAGCAGGAGAAGGTGCTGGATGCGGGACAGGAGAACAGTGCAAACTGCAATTTCACTTCCCGAGATGGCAGCCTGTCTCCCGTCTCCTCTGAGTGCAGTGTAGTGGAAAGAACCATTCCCGTTTGCCGGGAGTCTCGGAGAAAGCGGAAAAGCTACATCGTTATGTCTCCTGAGAGCCCCCTCAAGTGTAACACACAAACCAGTTCTCCCCAAGTGCTCAATCCTTCAACTTCTTACCCAGAGTCCAGAAATCAGCCCGTGGACTCGTCCTTAGCTTTTCCCTGGACTTTTCCTTTTGGAATTGATCGAAGACTTCAGTCAGAAAAGGTGAAGCAGGGGGAGAACTCTAGGACTTTGGAAATGCCTGGGCCCTCCGAGTCCAACAGGAGAATGACGGATTACGTGACTTGTGAGAGCACGAAAGCCAGTTCTCCCCTGGTGATCGAGGAAGACGTGCGTGTCAAAGTGGAAAGGCTGAGTGACGAGGAGGTTCACGAGGAGGTGTCACAGCCTGTGAGCGCATCCCAGAGCTCCCTGAGTGACCAGCAGACGGTCCCAGGGAGCGAGCAGGTGCAGGAAGATCTCCTGATCAGCCCTCAGTCTTCATCTATAG GCTCAATAGATGAGGGGGTTACAGAGGGATTGCCCACACTCCAAAGCACCTCTGGCACTAACGCTCATGCAGACGATGATGATCG tcTGGAGAACGCTCAGTATCCCTACCAACTCTACATTGCTCcttccaccagcagcacagagaggcccAGCCCAAACGGTCCCGACAGACCCTTTCAGTGTCCCACGTGCGGGGTCCGCTTCACTCGCATTCAGAACCTAAAACAACACATGCTTATCCACTCAG GCATTAAACCATTTCAGTGTGACCGCTGTGGGAAAAAGTTCACCCGAGCTTACTCGCTCAAGATGCATCGCCTGAAGCACGAAG TGACTTCCTAG